A region from the Dehalococcoides mccartyi CG5 genome encodes:
- the dnaA gene encoding chromosomal replication initiator protein DnaA gives MSIRPAQELWETALGEIELQVNKPNFRTWFAKTVGLKYDGSEFVIGVPNTFVAEYLELNQRSLIEKTLINTTHSPVELCFQLIQSGQVPAAVPQTNKQKQESPFNPRYTFESFIVGSCNRMAHAASLAAAQNPGKSYNPLYIYAEAGLGKTHLLQAIGHLANLNRRKALYVSGEQFTTDFISSIRNGQTEEFRSRYRDVDLLLLDDVQFIGGKEQTEECLFHTFNDLHNSNRQIVISADSPPKSLPQLAERLRSRFEWGLTIEIEPPDEKTRLELLQLKAEQSGTELNMDTLEYLAQAVKHNIRELEGSLNRVLAYARLLRAAITPDLAARALSDIGSRPVRENSPLRPGNIISAVSQVFQIPTTELLGAARDKDTALARQFAMFILKQQNSASLVEIGQSLGGRSASTVSHACDKIQLELENSTFLRLKMTEVQNHLSQQRLP, from the coding sequence TTGTCTATTCGGCCTGCACAAGAACTATGGGAAACAGCCCTGGGGGAGATTGAACTTCAGGTAAACAAGCCCAATTTCCGTACCTGGTTTGCCAAAACTGTCGGCCTTAAATACGACGGCAGTGAATTTGTTATAGGCGTTCCCAATACTTTTGTGGCCGAATATCTGGAGCTTAATCAGCGTTCGCTGATTGAAAAAACCCTGATAAATACTACCCACAGTCCGGTAGAGCTCTGTTTTCAGCTTATCCAGTCCGGGCAGGTACCGGCTGCTGTTCCTCAGACAAACAAACAGAAACAGGAATCTCCCTTTAATCCCCGTTATACCTTTGAATCTTTCATAGTGGGGTCATGCAACCGCATGGCTCACGCTGCCTCGCTGGCAGCCGCCCAGAATCCCGGAAAGAGTTATAACCCTCTTTATATTTATGCAGAGGCTGGTTTAGGCAAAACCCATCTCCTGCAGGCCATCGGACATCTGGCAAACCTGAACCGCCGCAAGGCTCTGTATGTCAGCGGAGAACAGTTTACCACTGACTTTATATCTTCTATCCGAAACGGCCAAACTGAAGAATTCCGTTCCCGTTACCGGGATGTAGACCTATTGCTTTTGGATGATGTCCAGTTTATTGGCGGTAAGGAACAGACTGAAGAATGTTTATTCCATACCTTTAATGATCTGCATAATTCCAACCGCCAGATAGTTATTTCGGCAGATTCCCCACCCAAGTCACTGCCCCAGCTGGCCGAAAGATTACGGTCACGCTTTGAGTGGGGGCTCACTATTGAGATTGAACCGCCGGATGAAAAAACCCGTCTTGAGCTTCTGCAGCTTAAAGCTGAGCAATCCGGTACAGAACTGAATATGGATACTCTGGAATATCTGGCACAGGCAGTGAAGCACAATATCCGCGAACTGGAAGGCAGCCTTAACCGGGTGCTGGCGTATGCCCGTTTGCTAAGGGCTGCCATTACCCCCGACCTGGCTGCCAGAGCCCTTTCGGACATTGGCTCCCGTCCGGTCAGGGAAAACAGCCCCCTTCGTCCGGGTAATATAATTTCAGCCGTATCCCAGGTATTTCAGATACCGACAACCGAACTTTTGGGTGCCGCCCGTGACAAAGATACTGCTCTGGCCCGCCAGTTTGCCATGTTTATACTCAAACAACAAAATTCTGCCTCTCTGGTAGAGATAGGTCAGTCTTTAGGCGGAAGAAGTGCTTCTACCGTCAGCCATGCCTGTGATAAAATCCAGCTGGAGCTGGAAAACAGCACCTTTCTGCGTCTGAAAATGACCGAGGTTCAAAACCACCTTTCCCAACAGCGCCTTCCCTGA
- the obgE gene encoding GTPase ObgE, with the protein MFDRVEINIKAGDGGSGKVSFRREKFVPYGGPDGGDGGDGGNVYLEADSGLYSLLNFKHKRVHKASNGEGGMGSRCTGHNGADLVIKVPVGTVATILEENGQKRVLADLAADGDRTLVAHGGQGGLGNTHFVSSTNQAPMLAQKGQPGGEYDLILELKLIADVAIIGYPNVGKSSLLSLLTAAKPKVANYPFTTLSPVMGVIERPEGVFVMAEVPGLIENAHLGKGLGHDFLRHISRTRMVIHLLDGTSENPIDDMIKVNSELYLYDASLSERPQVVAINKIDDELVQLRREELKETFKEAGLEVFFISALTGEGVDVLLAKVAEKLDILKAADISETAPDHEVKIFRPAPKGKMGFRITRLEDGWQVEAPEIERIIEHSDIEDPEVRRQVMVLLKHRSVQQSLIKSGAVIGQKIITGRMEWYL; encoded by the coding sequence ATGTTTGACAGAGTAGAAATTAATATCAAGGCTGGAGACGGCGGTAGTGGCAAGGTGAGCTTCAGGCGTGAAAAATTCGTTCCTTACGGCGGGCCTGACGGGGGCGACGGCGGAGACGGCGGCAACGTATATCTGGAAGCTGATTCCGGGCTTTACAGCCTTTTAAATTTTAAGCATAAAAGAGTTCATAAAGCCTCTAACGGTGAAGGCGGTATGGGCAGCCGTTGCACTGGCCACAACGGGGCAGACCTGGTGATAAAAGTGCCGGTTGGTACGGTGGCTACTATTCTGGAGGAAAACGGCCAGAAAAGGGTTCTGGCTGATTTGGCGGCCGACGGAGACCGCACCCTGGTAGCTCACGGGGGACAGGGAGGGTTGGGTAATACCCATTTTGTTTCCTCTACCAATCAAGCCCCCATGCTGGCTCAAAAAGGCCAGCCGGGCGGCGAATATGACCTGATACTGGAACTGAAACTTATTGCCGATGTGGCTATTATCGGCTATCCGAATGTGGGCAAGTCTTCACTGCTTTCCCTGCTGACAGCGGCTAAACCCAAAGTAGCCAACTATCCTTTTACTACTCTATCACCGGTAATGGGGGTTATCGAACGTCCGGAGGGTGTCTTTGTCATGGCAGAAGTACCCGGACTTATTGAAAATGCCCATCTGGGCAAGGGTCTCGGGCACGATTTCTTACGCCATATTTCCCGCACCCGTATGGTTATCCACCTGCTGGATGGCACTTCAGAAAACCCTATAGACGATATGATAAAGGTCAACAGCGAGCTGTATCTTTACGATGCCTCTTTGTCCGAACGCCCCCAGGTGGTAGCTATAAACAAGATAGATGATGAGCTGGTACAGCTCAGGCGGGAAGAACTTAAGGAGACTTTTAAAGAAGCCGGGCTGGAGGTATTTTTTATTTCCGCCCTGACAGGCGAAGGGGTGGATGTACTGCTGGCTAAAGTAGCGGAAAAGCTGGACATTCTTAAAGCGGCGGATATATCCGAAACAGCTCCCGACCATGAAGTAAAGATTTTCCGGCCTGCCCCCAAGGGTAAAATGGGTTTTCGTATTACCCGTTTGGAAGATGGCTGGCAGGTGGAAGCCCCTGAGATTGAGCGGATTATTGAGCACTCTGATATTGAAGACCCGGAGGTCAGGCGGCAGGTAATGGTGCTTTTGAAACACCGCAGTGTCCAGCAATCTTTGATAAAGTCCGGGGCAGTTATCGGCCAAAAGATTATAACCGGCAGGATGGAATGGTATCTTTAA
- the nadD gene encoding nicotinate-nucleotide adenylyltransferase: MVSLKTGILGGTFDPIHTGHLILADEVKNRLGLDEVIFIPTGQPYYKADKTISPAEDRLNMVKLAISDKPYFRVMDIEIKRSGPTYTADTLNDLKTILPEKTELYFMLGWDNLEALPRWHKASEIIRLCRLVAAPRIGQVKPDVDELDDKLPGLQQSLILLSKPEVDISSSLVRERVENGQGVEHLVPAAVASYIKEHNLYCRK, translated from the coding sequence ATGGTATCTTTAAAAACAGGCATACTGGGGGGAACTTTTGACCCCATTCATACCGGCCACCTGATACTGGCCGATGAGGTAAAAAACAGGCTGGGGCTGGACGAGGTTATTTTTATACCCACCGGTCAGCCCTATTATAAAGCGGATAAAACTATCAGCCCGGCTGAAGACCGCCTGAATATGGTTAAGCTGGCCATATCGGACAAGCCCTATTTCAGGGTTATGGATATTGAAATAAAAAGAAGCGGTCCCACCTATACGGCTGATACCTTAAACGATCTGAAGACTATTTTGCCCGAAAAGACCGAGCTTTACTTTATGCTGGGCTGGGATAATCTGGAGGCTTTGCCGCGCTGGCACAAGGCTTCTGAAATAATACGGCTTTGCCGGCTGGTAGCCGCACCCCGCATAGGGCAGGTGAAACCGGACGTGGACGAACTGGATGATAAATTGCCCGGTTTACAGCAGAGCCTTATCCTGCTTTCCAAGCCGGAGGTTGATATATCTTCTTCTCTGGTACGGGAAAGAGTAGAAAACGGGCAGGGAGTGGAACATCTGGTGCCGGCGGCAGTTGCTTCGTATATCAAAGAGCACAACCTGTACTGCCGTAAATAA